The DNA region GCTAGGACTTTTGCCTGCGATTCGGCGAGGTTACGCTGCACGTCGATGTGGGCTAGTTGTACCTCTTTGTCCTTCGCCAGTTGCAGCTTGAACTCCTCATGCTCGCGCCCCACCCCGTCGAGGGCTTTCATGGCTTCGGCTTTGTCGCGGACGCCTTTGGCTTCGGCGGCGAATTTCTCGGCCATCACGCGGGCGGCGGCCAGGCCCTGCTTCTCTTCGGCCTGCGCTTTGGCTTCGATGACTTCGGCATCAGCCTTCCCTTTCTGCAGAGTGACTTCGGCAGCCACTTTCCCTATTTCCTGATCGGCTTTTGCCTGAGCACGGGCTTTGGCTTCGATGCCTTTGGCTTCGGCCAGGGCCGTGGCTTCCACGATACCGGCTTCGGCTTCCCCTTGCTTTTCGCGGGCGGCGGCCTTGGCTTCCATCACCTGGGCTTCGGCCAATCCGACGGCGGCGGCTTTGGAGGCTTCGGCATCGGCCAGGACTTTGATCGCTTCGGCTTTCTTCCCGGCGGTGGCCTGGTCGGCTTCCGCTTCGATGATCAGCTGCTGCGATTTGAACTCGGCCGCCTGCCGCTCGGCCTCTGCCGATTTGATGTGTTCTACCAACGCCTCTTCGGCTCGCATTTCGGCTTCTTTGATGGCGACAGCTTTTTTCCGTTCGGCTTCGGCGAAGGCGCGGGTGTCTTTGATGCGCTCTTCTTCCAGCACCACCGACTTCTGCACTTCGACGCGCTCGCGAATGGTTTCCTGGATGTTTTTCTGTTCTTCTTCTACCGCTTTCTGCTTCGCGATGGCGGCCAGCGTTACGATGCGCTCGCGTTCGGTGCGCTCCAGTTCCTGATCTTTCAGGACGCGCTCCTGCTCGACAGCCTCGGTGCGCTCTTTGTTTTTGCGAGCGACGACTACTTGCCGTTCGCGGTTTTCTTCCGCCACCTGGATTTCCTCGTCCGACTGGATGCGGGCGCGCTCTGCTTTCAGGCGCTCTTCCTGCTGTACGCGAGCGGCTTCGGCCTCTTCGCGCGAACGAATGGTCGCCACTTCCCGCTTCTGTTTTTCTTCTTTCTCGATCTGCTGACGCTCCAGTTCCAGAATCGCTTCTTTCGCCTCTACGTCCTGCTGTTTGATCGTTTTCTGCTTATCGCGTTCGATCTTGTTGGCCAGCACCTTCTGCACGGCAGTCAGTTCAGTGATCTTTTTGATCCCTTCTGCATCCAGAATGTTGTGCTCGTTCATGAACTCCAACGGCGTCTGCTCCAGGTAATCGATAGCACAGTCGTCCAGCACGTACCCGTTCAGATCGGTTCCGATGTGTTGAATGATTCGCTCCCTGAACCCTTCGCGTTCGTTGTAGAGGTCGACAAAATCAAAGTGTTTCCCAACCGTTTTCAGCGCTTCGGAAAACTTGGCATCGAAGAGATTTTCCAGCGCTTCCGGATCGGAACCGCGTTCGCAACCGATGGATTGGGCTACGTGGAGGACATCTTCTTTGGTCGGATTTACTCGTACGAAGAAGGTTACCTGGATGTCGGCCCGCATGTTGTCTTTACAGATCAGGCCATCTTTTCCCTGACGAGAAATCATCACCGTTTTCAGGGAGATGTCCATCGTTTCCAGACGGTGCAATACAGGAACTACCAACATCCCTCCAAAAGAGACGTTTGTGCCCCCAACACCCGTGCGTACCAATGCGCGGCCTTGCTCGGCCTTTTGGTACATTTTGGCGAGGGTAATCAGGATCATCAATAAGACGAATACACTGATACCCACTACCATGATCGTTACGTTTTCTAACATGAGCTTCAGAGTTTATAAGGATCAATGAGATAATACTTTTTATCGGGCTGATACTCAATGACCAGCGCCGTTTCTCCCTTAGGCACTACTTTACCTTCGGGCGTACGAACAAAGAGTTTGATAGGAGAGCTTTTTCCTTCTACCACGGCTTGGCCACCGTGCTGATGATCGATGGTTCCCAACGTGCGGCAGATTTTCCCGATGACGGTGGTATCTTCTTCCTCGTCCATGTGCTCGAACACCTTGACAAAAGGCCAGGTAAGAAACTTGGCAATGAACAGGCTAGCGATCAGCACAGGCAGCAGAAAGATCAGCGAAACGGCAAACGACGTGTTGCTTACGTAATGGTTCGCCAGAACCGAACCAGCCCATAAGGGAAGCGCCAGGAAGGTGAGAAACACCATCAACGGCACTTTCCCCAGGTTGAAGAAGGCCAGAACATGGTTCAGCCACATCAGCGAACTGCCGCCGTCTACATCTACATCGGCGTCGGCATCCACGTCCACATCGACGTCAATGTCGATCGAATCCAGGTCCACCATTCCAATCAGCGTGACCAGCCAGTATCCTATGACAAACAGGAGCAGAAAGGTCGGGATGATGTTGACCGACGAAAAGGAGGCGTCAACTAATTCTTTCATGGCGATCGATCCGTGTAGGTGTGAGATAATGATCGGCCGCTGCGATGGTACCACACAACGGCCGTCGAAAATAGCGCAGAAGGCGGCACGAAGCCCAGTGCCTGGCACCTGAACTCCGTACCTTTTTCTTTATTCTTTCGCGTCAGCAGCATTGGACGGCCCCAGGCCCATCTTTGCTTTCAGTGCAGCCAAGTCGGCCGAGGCTTGCACGTCGGTGGCGTCAAGCGCCCGGTCGATCTCTTCGTCGAGGCTGCGGCTTTCGTTGGCAATCTGCCCGTACGATTCGGCCAGCGCCTCCGATTGCGCCACTTTCTCTTTCATCCGCTCCAGCATGGAAGCGGTGTCGGACGAGTCGATCTGGGCCAGTTGCTTGTTCAGTCGCTGCGAAGCGGCGCTCACGTTGACGCGGGCTTTCAAACTTTTTAGTTCGTTTTCCCACTTGCTGATGTCGGCCTTCAGGCGTTTGATGTTGCCTTCCATCTGCTCGACGTGGCGGTCGAACTGCTCTTTTTCAGTCGTGGTACGTTTTACGTGCGCTTCGTTCTGAGCTTTTTTGGCCAGCGCTTCGGTGGCAAGGCGGTCGGCTTCTGCCGAATCCATGTGGCCCTGTTGTGCACGTTGCAGCAACTGCATGGCTTTCTGCTCGTACTCTTCGGCCTTGGTCTGATAGTCTTTCATATCATTCTGCGCCCGAATGGCCATGGCTTTGATTTCGGCTAGCCCGTGCAGGCTTTTGTCCAACTCGGCCTTCATATCACGGATGCCTTGCTCGGTCATCTTGATAGGATTTTCCAGCCGGTCGATGGCCGCATTGGTTTCGGCTTCTCCTATTTTGAAGAGGCGCTTGAAGATGCTCATGGTCGTAGAGTTATGAGGTGGAAAGATGGATTTTGTGCGTTTGATGAATTGAATATACAATCAGATCTTCCACAATTTCCAGCGTGTAAGAAATAAGCGGCGTTAGACTTAGATGAAAGGAAGCCGGCATGGACAAGCGGCGAACCTAAACTATTAAACACAATAGCATTACTATCAATCAGGCAGCATAAAAAAGGCAGCCTGCCGACTGCCTCTCTCTAACTCTATGCTTGCTGAGATTCCTTAGTTGTAAGCAACTCGTTGGGGCTGGCCTACTTTCTCGTACTTTTTGAAAATGTCGGTCACCGCCTCGTTGATGGTTCCTTCGGGGTCTTGCTGCAACGTGGCCGCATCGGTAGCGGCCCACCCCTGCCAGACCAGTTGTTTGTCTGTGGCATTGATCAGATCAACGATGATCATGGCTTCGTCGTAATCCTGCGCGTACGCATTTTGGTACGTAGGCCAGTACCAATAGCCGTAGTTGTTCATGTAGCGCGTGTCGGTCTTCTGGTTGACCGCGATCTGGTAATTCACCAGCAAGTCCGGGTCAGACGACACCATCTCGTATCCCAGGTTGTTCATCTCCCGCTCAATGGCCTGCCGAATCCGCTTCAAATTCAGCGAATTGTCGATGGTCGGATTGTCCGACGTCTGCTTCATGCCGGCCGAGTCGACCCAGGCGTACGTGCTGAACGAGTCGAACTGTGCCTCCTTGTCGTAGTCGGAATGAACCGTCAGTTGAGGACTGCAACTAAACAGAAGGAGTAGGGCAAACGCCCCGATATAATAGGTATAGCGTTTCATGGTTATGAGGATCTGTAAAAAATGACACCCGTGTGGTGTACTGCCTTATCCTAAAAACGCATGAGCGCCAGGGGAAGGTTACGAAAAACCTGATTGTCAGTTGCTTCCGATGCTGCTGACCACCGTACGTTTTTCAAACTCGATGGACCAGATGCCTGCCAGATCGCCCTGCGATGCTTGAAAAGCCACCGAGTCGGCTTGAGGAAAGCGTTTGCGTAAGGCCTGCGTTGTCGGCTCGCTTCGCTCCTGCCCGTGGCATTTCAAACAAAACGCTTCATCGAACATCAGAGGTTTGGTGTAGAGCAATGCCTGGTCGTTTCGGGTTTTCTGGATGTTCTCATCCAGCTTCACCCCCTCGGCCGCGCCATACACGTAGGCTTCGAGCAGTTCAAGCGCCTGAGGCGTCACGAGCGAATCGGGGCGTGGTGCCAGCGGATGGGGCGAAAGTCGTATGATCCGGGCTTCGGCCTGTTGGTAGACCGGCAAGTCGTCAATGCGGCAATACGCCAGCGCTTCCTCGGGCGGCAGACTATCCAAAGCGTGTTTCAACCGCTGCCGCCATTGGGCTTCCAGTTGGGCTTGTGTCTGCTTGCCTAATTGGCGTGCCTTCTCGGTAATTTGCCCCGGAGTGGCGCGTATAATCTCACGCGCGTTCATTTCTTCTTTTACCTGCGAGGTATCGAGTCGGTCACCGTGGCACCCCATCATCAGGAGAAGGCACAGCCCGTAAACCAGAGTCGATTGCTTCATGCCTGCAAAAATAAAACCCCGTGAGGACATCACGGGGTTTTCAAAGGATTTGCGCTGCTTCCTATGCGTTTGTATGCACCGTTGCAATGCGGTTGATGATGAAATGGTACCGCACGCCTTGATCTTCGCTGGTGTGGATGCTCCCGGCGATGACCAGAAACTCTTCGCTCTTGCCGTTGCTCTTGTTGAGTGAGACTACACCTTGCCAGTAGTGACCGGCTTCCAGTTTTCGTTTGAGATCCGCCAACTGATCGCCATCGGTCATCAGATCATGTAACGAAAAGCTCATTACCTTATCGGTGGCATGCCCGAGGAATTCTTTAGCCCGGCCATTAGTCAACTGAATGCGGAACCTGGTATCTGTTTCGAGCAACAGGCTCGTTGAGTTGATCAGTTCTTCTTTGTCGTGGGCAGCACGTTGGGCACGTTGCATCTCCTCTTGGGTGGCTTGCAACTCTTCCATGTTTTGCCGCATTTCTTCTTCCTGCGCACGCATCTGCTCAGTGAGCATCTGCGACTCTTCCAGCAGATGTGACGTACGTTGGTTGATGCGCACGGACGAAATGGTCGACGCGATGCTTGTCCCGATTTTTTCGACAAACTCGACTTCGTGCGGAGCGAAGATCTGGAAAGAAGCCATCTCGATGACGCCAAACACTTCTTCGTTCACACGCAACGGCACAATCAGAATACAGGTAGGATTGGCATCACCCAGGCCGGAACGAATCGTTACGTAGTTATCGGGAACGTCCGTGATGTAAATCGTACTGTTTTCCTGCCAGGCTTGGCCTGCCAGCCCTTCGCCAATGTCGATACGTTGATTCAGGTGCTTTTTCCGATCCCAGGCATAACACCCTTGCAACTCCAGGTACGGATCGTCCGGGTTGTCTTCGTTCAGAATGAAAATGCGTCCTTGGTTGGCCTTGGTGTATTTAACCAAGTTACCGATGATGTGGTCGGCCAGTTCGGCCAGGTTGTTGGTATTCTGGCGCAAGATTTCACCAAAGCGGGCCAAACCTTCCGTTGTCCAGTTACGGCGAGCTTCGTCTTCGGCGACCTGCTGCAGGTTACGGCGCATTTCCAAGAGGGCAGATCCCAATACGTCGTTTTCGCTCAAGGGCGTAAACTCGGCTTTCAGATTGCCTTGCCCAATGTTTTCTGCAAACTGTGCCGTTTGACGCAAGCCAACGGACAGTTTGTTAACGGCCTCGGCCATGTCGCCCATCTCGTCGTTGCTGAAACGCTTGGTGCTTTCTTCGGGTAGCTCCCCGCGTCCCATCTGTTGTACGATGCTGCTGATGTAGGAAATAGGACGCGTAATAGAACGGCTGGTAATGTAGGCGATCAGCATGCCGACCACTGTAATCCCGATACCCAGCGAAAGGACGATGGTCATGAGCAGGCTCGACGAGTCGATAATTTCCTGCTTGGTGCTGGCCAGTTCCGTCTTTTTTTGTTGTTGCAGCTTGTCGATGCGTTGCAACAGCGAGGCCGTCGAGGGTAAGACTACTTCTTCGATCACGCTCTCCCCTTCTACCATTTTCTTTACCGGATCTTCGTAATCTTCGAAGGTCACCAGCGTAGACATGATCCGTTTTTCGGTTGCCAGCAACGCATCGAATTCCTGCAAGATGGTGTCCATCTGAGCGATCTCCGTCGAATCTTCCCACTGTTGGCTCAGTTCTTTGACGCGCGCCTGCAACGTGGGGTATTCGACGTTATGCAACGTCCGCAAATCTTGCTTGTCTTCTTCGTTGGTTTGCAGATACACCCAGTTGGTAATCAGCATTTTTGATCGGATGGCCGTGTTTTCCAACTGGTCAATGGCTTCCATCGAAGGTTCGACTACGTCGGAACTCCGACTTAGCCCTTCTTCACTTTGATTGAGGGTGATAATACTCAGGACGGCATTTAATGCGAAGAAGGAAATCAGTACGGAAAATCCGAGAAAAATCTTCTTCCCTAGCCCGAATCGTGTTTTTTTCATCATAAAAAAGGATCAGAACCGCTACGCTCGGTGATATGTGTATATGGTGATTTCGAGGGGCTAAAATAGATATATGAGATGGGCAGGACTCGCTAAAACACTTTATATCAATACTGAAGAAAGTTTTGACCCGAAATGATATGAATCATTGCACATATAGCGCGTGTCCAGGCCCTCTGCCTAACGGTTGCCCCTCGGTTTAGTAGCATAAAGTAGGAATTCCCGGGTTGCGGTCCGAAAACCGCCCCCGGGGGGAATGGAAAAGCCACGTAACTATTGCTTAAATTTGCCCCCTATTTAGACAATTATGATTGACAAGTTAGAGGCTATACGTCAGCGTTTTGAAGAAGTGGGGCACCTGATTGTTCAGCCCGATGTGGTGAGTGACATGAAACGGTACTCAAAATTGAGCAAAGAGTATAAGGACTTAGAGAAGATTGTCGAAAAGTACCGCCCTTAC from Catalinimonas alkaloidigena includes:
- a CDS encoding DUF4136 domain-containing protein, giving the protein MKRYTYYIGAFALLLLFSCSPQLTVHSDYDKEAQFDSFSTYAWVDSAGMKQTSDNPTIDNSLNLKRIRQAIEREMNNLGYEMVSSDPDLLVNYQIAVNQKTDTRYMNNYGYWYWPTYQNAYAQDYDEAMIIVDLINATDKQLVWQGWAATDAATLQQDPEGTINEAVTDIFKKYEKVGQPQRVAYN
- a CDS encoding flotillin family protein, yielding MLENVTIMVVGISVFVLLMILITLAKMYQKAEQGRALVRTGVGGTNVSFGGMLVVPVLHRLETMDISLKTVMISRQGKDGLICKDNMRADIQVTFFVRVNPTKEDVLHVAQSIGCERGSDPEALENLFDAKFSEALKTVGKHFDFVDLYNEREGFRERIIQHIGTDLNGYVLDDCAIDYLEQTPLEFMNEHNILDAEGIKKITELTAVQKVLANKIERDKQKTIKQQDVEAKEAILELERQQIEKEEKQKREVATIRSREEAEAARVQQEERLKAERARIQSDEEIQVAEENRERQVVVARKNKERTEAVEQERVLKDQELERTERERIVTLAAIAKQKAVEEEQKNIQETIRERVEVQKSVVLEEERIKDTRAFAEAERKKAVAIKEAEMRAEEALVEHIKSAEAERQAAEFKSQQLIIEAEADQATAGKKAEAIKVLADAEASKAAAVGLAEAQVMEAKAAAREKQGEAEAGIVEATALAEAKGIEAKARAQAKADQEIGKVAAEVTLQKGKADAEVIEAKAQAEEKQGLAAARVMAEKFAAEAKGVRDKAEAMKALDGVGREHEEFKLQLAKDKEVQLAHIDVQRNLAESQAKVLAEALKSANIDIVGGDGAFFDKITSAIATGKSIDAALGNSQVLNGVKNSLLNGNGHEGHNIVDNVRDLVKRMGITSADIKNLTVAALLTKMIGMTDHDGTRSQLQQLLSLAKSNGLSDTPARSLDKML
- a CDS encoding OB-fold-containig protein translates to MKELVDASFSSVNIIPTFLLLFVIGYWLVTLIGMVDLDSIDIDVDVDVDADADVDVDGGSSLMWLNHVLAFFNLGKVPLMVFLTFLALPLWAGSVLANHYVSNTSFAVSLIFLLPVLIASLFIAKFLTWPFVKVFEHMDEEEDTTVIGKICRTLGTIDHQHGGQAVVEGKSSPIKLFVRTPEGKVVPKGETALVIEYQPDKKYYLIDPYKL
- a CDS encoding GAF domain-containing protein, which gives rise to MKKTRFGLGKKIFLGFSVLISFFALNAVLSIITLNQSEEGLSRSSDVVEPSMEAIDQLENTAIRSKMLITNWVYLQTNEEDKQDLRTLHNVEYPTLQARVKELSQQWEDSTEIAQMDTILQEFDALLATEKRIMSTLVTFEDYEDPVKKMVEGESVIEEVVLPSTASLLQRIDKLQQQKKTELASTKQEIIDSSSLLMTIVLSLGIGITVVGMLIAYITSRSITRPISYISSIVQQMGRGELPEESTKRFSNDEMGDMAEAVNKLSVGLRQTAQFAENIGQGNLKAEFTPLSENDVLGSALLEMRRNLQQVAEDEARRNWTTEGLARFGEILRQNTNNLAELADHIIGNLVKYTKANQGRIFILNEDNPDDPYLELQGCYAWDRKKHLNQRIDIGEGLAGQAWQENSTIYITDVPDNYVTIRSGLGDANPTCILIVPLRVNEEVFGVIEMASFQIFAPHEVEFVEKIGTSIASTISSVRINQRTSHLLEESQMLTEQMRAQEEEMRQNMEELQATQEEMQRAQRAAHDKEELINSTSLLLETDTRFRIQLTNGRAKEFLGHATDKVMSFSLHDLMTDGDQLADLKRKLEAGHYWQGVVSLNKSNGKSEEFLVIAGSIHTSEDQGVRYHFIINRIATVHTNA
- a CDS encoding PspA/IM30 family protein; translation: MSIFKRLFKIGEAETNAAIDRLENPIKMTEQGIRDMKAELDKSLHGLAEIKAMAIRAQNDMKDYQTKAEEYEQKAMQLLQRAQQGHMDSAEADRLATEALAKKAQNEAHVKRTTTEKEQFDRHVEQMEGNIKRLKADISKWENELKSLKARVNVSAASQRLNKQLAQIDSSDTASMLERMKEKVAQSEALAESYGQIANESRSLDEEIDRALDATDVQASADLAALKAKMGLGPSNAADAKE
- a CDS encoding DUF3365 domain-containing protein, producing MKQSTLVYGLCLLLMMGCHGDRLDTSQVKEEMNAREIIRATPGQITEKARQLGKQTQAQLEAQWRQRLKHALDSLPPEEALAYCRIDDLPVYQQAEARIIRLSPHPLAPRPDSLVTPQALELLEAYVYGAAEGVKLDENIQKTRNDQALLYTKPLMFDEAFCLKCHGQERSEPTTQALRKRFPQADSVAFQASQGDLAGIWSIEFEKRTVVSSIGSN